The Malus sylvestris chromosome 8, drMalSylv7.2, whole genome shotgun sequence genomic interval TGGGTTATACAACACTACTAGTTcggttggttatctatccaagtctcagccTGCAAATAGTCTTTGATTCCTTCGCCGAAAGAGGTCACTTTATTAACTTCcttagtgaagtgaggtgttctATGATCGATTACTCGCAAGTACAATACAAAATTCGGCATTCAGACAATCGAACCATATTCACCATAAAGACACTCATATCATTTGAGCATCTTTGCTCATACAACTTGATACCGATTCGGCACACTTATATTCTTACAAATACTTGAAGTTGCTGAACCTGGTGCCAGAGATTTTGAACTTCGAAGTGAATTAAGTAACATTGTCTTCATGTTCTAGATTCTAGGTTGGGAGATGTTCCTTCCTTAGGCATAGTCGCTCAAGTGCAGAAGTCAGCAACGCGTTCGACACCACACCACCACATCTATTCTACTTGCCCAACCGAGCTCAGTCGTGAGTTGGCACGCCGCATGCACAAGATGACATTAATAAAcaatttctctcttcttctttttctaacAAACTGGAAAATAATATCTTTTGAATATTGTGGTTGACCCAAGACATCCTCTGGTGACTACTCGTCGTGTTTCATGCACATTCTTGGACTTGAATATTTGAAAATTGTTAACAAAGACCAAAGGTCCcttgttttgaaaattaaactgAGGAAGGGATCCCGGAAGTTTAATTAGCAAGTGGTTTAAGGtctatattataaataaaaacacGTTATTTTCTCTGACTTTAGTattgattaaaattaaaattgcatGATCAACTCAGTCACGTAACCCATAGGGCCATCAGATCAAACCAGAATATGTGATGAGAATTACCAAATTCTACATATAGTTTTATGCAAATTATTATACATATTCCAAAGTCAAGTACTTGATTACTAGCGGGTTATATTTTatctcaagaaaaaaaaataaaagaagaaaatatattttcaagTTCTTGAATCTTGACCGCACAGTCGCATTTGTACTGGACAGGACCATATATATGGTTGTTGAGAATCCAGGTTAATTGCATTCATATTAGAAAATTCAATCATTTGGGTAAGTAAGAAAAACATGTAAATTTTAAGAGAGTACTAGAAGACTAGAAGATCACCAATTTTCTTACGTTGTTTAGACTGAGTTTACGAATAAGAAAGAGTTATCATACGATGAGTTTTTTTTGTTCGATATTTATCTATATGTTGTCTGATTGATGGTCTATACCATGCATTAGGtggttttaactttttttacAAACGACAATATATTTTACACAAATCGATCTAAAATGAGGAGATAAGCATTTCAACTTAGGTGCATATAAAAAAGCACATTGTTCTAACCAATTTAATTGATCATCTGTTTGCATTTATAAGATTAAGCTCAATTTCATTTGTTAACATAGTTGATTATTTATGGTATAATAAGTTCACATTTAGAGCATAAACTTTTATTTCTAACTTACACCAAAATTTGAGACATGACATTTAAAATTTGAAGGATTAACCAATAAAACCCCGAAAAGCTCTAAATAGTAAATCTACACCctcaataataaattatgtaaaTAAAAATGAGTATAAAGCTAAAGAAAATTGAGCAGAAGTGAGAGCTTGTCAAagcttaaaagaaaaaatatcttGTTTTGAGAAGAATTGAGGAAAAGCGTACTTGAAGTGAGTGTTTTTAACAACTTTTTACGCATGCATGAGTGATTGTTAATCGTTGATTAGTTTGAAACTCATGACTTTCTTAAACGTACTTTACCTAACTATAGTGTAGTGATAAGTGTCCattatttaaaaggaaaactaacgaaaagtaaaaaaaaaaccttagttttaatgaaaaaagacaaataaaggtgagtaaatagtaccagaaaaaaagtaaaaatatgatttttcgttaaaagtgaataatactagaagtgtttcgttaaaactctcttacTTAAAAGGATTGAGTGCATTGACAGTTTGTTTTAATCTGTGGGGCAGGCAACGTGCTACACGTAGTGGCAGATACCGATAATTAGACATTGTCATGTGGTCTAAGCCGCGGCAAATTATCCTACTCGCTACTAAGACTGATGATGATTAGTGAACGCGGCCTTCTAATTAGtactaataaaaaattaatcattACATATGAACTCTTAATTTGTTATTAGCTTATCAGTGCATGTACTTGTAACATAAAATCACTGATAGAGATATAATTCCAATTAATTTAGTAGACTCAAATCTCAACTTAGCTATACGTGCATTGACCTAATTTGATCACAAACACCCACACATGCATCGTCAACTTGTATCCATGGGAACACAAGGAAGTCAAACCAGTGTTATGCTAACTAATCCCATAGAAAATTAGCTATATGTCTCCTAGTTCCCATTAGTTAActgatttttcttctttctaaaggaataagaaatgaaaaataatggCAACAGTATAGGAAATCAAGTGGTTAAGAGTAGTATCTATGGATTTAAGATTATGTGTAGTAATTCTTCATTTCGTGGTTATAATTCCTCATTCTCCAATATTGCTTGTATTATAAACAATACCGTAAATTAGCAtatcaaatttttatttgcTTGTGAGCGAACACTAAGGTAGTGGTTGTTAGAGAGAATTAGCTTGGATAAAATTACTCGCTATAGTGGAGGTATTTTTGAAAGAATAAATAGATGACAACTTCCATACTTTATAAGTTGAAGGttactcataaaaaaaaaatattcctaCTAGTCCCAACAAAAATAGTAGAATTATATTAAGggacaacttttcttcttttgagtACCTTCAACTTGGACAAAATATGTGCATTGTCatcaattttttccttcaaaatatGATTAAGATAGTATATTATCTTAGTCAATTCAATCCTCCCTAACAAATGTCATCTAAATGTCTTGGAGCATCGTTACTATGCCAGCTTACACGAgcaaattaagaaatgaaaccaAGCTTATAATCATTAACTCAAGTGGTAGAATTTAGTTAAATTCACAAATTAAAAAGTGGGTGTTTAACCACTGAGTactttttttgaaagaaaaaaaaaacgatattttaaattattttaatttataaatagaAAATTTAAGCTCAAATACAGAGAACAGTTACACCGTTTTGACAACTAATCTAGCTCAGATATGCAACTATTGGGAACTTTTCATAGAGCAAAAATCATTGATTCATAATTGAGACAAAGCTAGAGATGAAACTTTACCCACTTGGATTTGATGATACAGATATAAAATAACATATATTGAAATGGACTAAAAGTAGAATCTACACCAACAACATTTTATAATTAATATCGATCCTAGCTAGTATACAAGGTTAGTTGAGGAAAAGGTCAGCGTTTATCTCTATAAATAGGCCTCATTTCTCAGGTCCATAACACATGCTTAATATCTATTACAAAGTTCTCATACATACGTTTCCTCTAGCCACCTTATTGTTGTCCTACTTAGCCAGCTATACCAAATTTACGAAATGGCTGCTGCCAACACCCACCACCTTCATTCAGTATCAAAAGTAGGGATTATAGGGGCAGGTATTAGTGGAATCGCGGCCGCTAAACAGCTTTCAGGTCACAGTCCGGTGGTCTTTGAGGCCACTAATTCCATTGGGGGTGTTTGGAGACACTGTTCTTACAATTCTACCAAACTCCAAACCCCTCGTTGCGATTTCGAGTTTTCTAACTACCCTTGGGCTGACAGAGACAATTCATCTTTCCCTTCTCATGTAGAGGTATTGGAGTACTTGCATGGCTATGCCACACACTTTGACCTATTGAAATATGTCAAGTTTGAGTCCAAAGTGGTGGAAGTACATTATGTTGGTGGTATTGGTCATCAAACCACCACCCAATTTCCCGGGAATTCGAACTCCGGGGAGTATGGGAACCTTTTGAATGGTGATCCTGTTTGGGAGGTCGCTGTTCAGATGTGCAGCAATCCAAACACCATTCAGGTAGTTTTTCTGAAAATTTAGTTTTACATGTATTTTAATGCATGCTTCTTGTTATTTCTGATAAATTTTGCATTTCTAAttctaaatttattaatataaacTTGTATATTAATAGTTAAGTATTACTATTTTATATGTGATCAATCTTGTACAACTATAAAGTATATTTACTGATCAAATCTCTCACATATACAATAAGATATACATCTAAAGTTTTACATACAATCATCAATATAAACACATTTGGAAAGATTCGTCTCTCAAATATGACCAAAAAATTACGTAAAAATTTTACTTATTAAATTTTGGTAATATTTGTGGGTTATTAACTAATTGTCCTGACCTTATTTTGGACCTACCAGTGGTATGCATTCGAGTTCATAGTAGTTTGCATTGGAAAATATGGAGACATACCAAGAATGCCAAATTTCCCGCGCAACAAAGGTCAAGAAGTATTTCAGGGCAAAGTCTTGCACTCCATGGATTATTCTAAGCTTGACCAACAAGCAGCTCGTGAACTCCTCAAAGGCAAGAAGGTTGCAGTTATTGGCTACAAGAAGTCAGCTATTGATATGGCAGTTGAGTGCGCAGAGGCAAACCAAGGtatatacaaaatattaaaatctGATCCTACATCCTAATCATATTATTAATTCTGAAAACATTACAAAATGGGGTGTGTTATCTACACACTCTTTTTTACTTCATACACACCCTGTTAATTTGCGGTTGTTTGATTGATtgaattaaagaatatcaaataacagaaattaataaggagtgtgtgagaagtaaacaCATCCGTACAAAATTAATGACCAATattgaagcaaaaaaaaaaaatccaatattGTGTTATCTCAGTAGCCGCTCAAGGAGACAGATATAGGGACCCGGCTTCTTTGCCCTCCCAGTTCTTATATATTTTCATCTTCTCTTATTTTGTGTAGTCATGGTTaaaccatgtcaacattttatattgattttttatagagataataagacaaaaagcaatagtgatataaaatgttgacgtgatttaattgtgaccgcacaaatagaagATGATGAAAATGTATAGGAACTGGAAGGGCAGGAAGGGCAGATAAGCCAAGTCCCAGATATTGTCAACCTGGTGGGAACTGTCAGTCTGAAAAGTAACATAAGCAACATAGATTATGCATTAAACTCAGTTCAGTTGACCACTTTACCAATTATAGCTTGCTTTGAGGCTTTAGCACCTACTTTATTGGCCTTATCCATAATTAGCATCAATTTGCAGCACACCATGATCACTTTAGATAAAACAAAATCATTTGTAACAAATGATCCCCGGgttctttaattttgtttttctattaaaaaatgcgATACAAATTTGAGATATCCATCAACACttaaaagagaaatatcactaaattaagaattagttaattttttttttcttccaattgagCAGATTGAAATATAATTCTCTAAATCATTCAAACATAAATTGACAGTTTTGGTgtgctttattttttattgtggtGAATTCAAGGACCCGATGGGCAGGCATGCACAATGGTAATAAGGACTCTACATTGGACAGTTCCATCTTATTGGATTTGGGGACTTCCATTTTTCCTGTTTTTTTCAACAAGGTCATCTCAATTCCTCCATGAAAGGCCAAACCAGAGCTTGTTCCGAGCCTTGTTTTGTCTTCTTTCATCACCTATGGTAAAAATACATATTTCTTAACACACTCATTTTACCCTAATCGTTACTACTCTATATGCATTGTTAGCTATTTTTTCCTAActattattttgctttttttttttttttttaaccagaGGATGGCAATTTCCAAGTTCATAGAGTCGTACTTAAAGTGGAAGCTTCCCCTTGTCAAGTATGGACTAAAGCCAGATCATCCATTTTTGGAGGATTATGCTTCTTGCCAGATGGCTATTTTGCCGGAGAATTTCTTTGCTGAGGCGGACAAGGGCAAAATATTGTTCAAAAAGTCACCAAAGTGGTGGTTTTGGAGCGGAGGAATTGAATTTGAAGACAACACCAAATTGGAGGCCGATGTTGTGCTTCTTGCAACTGGCTATGAGGGAAAGCAGAAACTCCAATCTATATTGCCCGAGCCCTTCCGCAGTCTCATGGTTGACTCCTCTGGAACTATGCCCTTGTATAGGTAAACCCTAATTACTGTCAAATATTTGACGTTTTATGTCTTCATACTGCCAATTTGACGCAAAACTCATTTACTAATGGTTTAAATTGTATTGTTATGTCTTCATATTACCAAACTGACACAAACACAGTCGATATTGACAATAccgtttacacaaatacattgAGAGActaattattgattaataacaAGTGGTAGtgtgtacatatacatacatacatatatatccctatatatataattaacttatatataagggaattttaacgaaaaactcccagtactgtttactttaacgaaaaatcacatttttacactgaaaagtcaatcttggtactattcattttaccctttattttgtctttatcgttaaaactcaaaattttcaagccattagttttccttatatataATGATTGCACATGCATGTTATCTCAGGGGTACGATCCATCCACTGATTCCCAACATGGCATTCGTGGGATTCATAGAGAGTGTTTCTAACCTGCACACAGCAGAGTTGAGATGCAAATGGTTAGGAAGATTGGTTGACAACGAATTCAAGCTTCCGACTGTCCAAAAAATGCTTGAACAGATAGGCAGAGAGATGGAAGTGATGAAGAAGACGACCCGATTTTACAAGAGGCACTGCATTTCAACTTTCAGTATCAACCACAGCGACGACATTTGTGAAGAGATGGGATGGAAATCTTGGAGGAAAAGTAACTGGCTTTCAGAAGCTTTTAGCCCCTATAACAGCCGAGACTACAAAGAAGTTGACCATTGAACCCAAACATGTACTTTTGCGCTACAAAAATAATGAGTGAATTCGAAGCTTCGAAGCTTGTTCTGGAGTGCCTATTAGCTCCCTATCAAGTCTTATTACGTAATTAACGTAGTTCTTAGGCTCTTAAGCGCCCCATATGTTGATTTAAGCATTTCTTTTTCATATTATTCATAAGCTGTGTTTAGCTGCTTGatcaataaaataacaaaattatgcTTTTGTTATTATATTGTTATATACAAATCTCATATATCAGTGTGGATCACATAGtggagaaaaacttgtgtagAATAACTTTGTTGAGTGACGCTACTATCCAATCAAAACTCACCACATATAGAAAATCTTGAATataatcttttattattttgtatatttataactctcataattattgtcacttagtactacgggtCTAGTAGTagtcctcttcacttgtaagtgatagattttaggttcaattctcgccaaaagtgaatttgaaccacattattgctagctcattatgaggctaaacaCAACTCTcgccacattattgctaactcattgtgagaccAAACCCAACCTCTCCCCCtgagtgtagataatatcgtttgtttgaagaaaacaaaaaacaaaaaaacaaactcTCATAACTATTTTTCCTAAATTTCCACACAATTTTTTCTCCACGGAGTGGAGCCCAGGAAACCAAAtcttctaatatatatatatatatatatatatatatatatatatattaaattttagaggtattcatcaattcccCCCCCTAAACTTGTGAccattggccaatttcccccctcaactctcataattagtcaatttgcaccctactgttaattttttttttaaattttccatctattttttctttctttcgatctttctaataacttccaacaaaatactaaaattaacataaactcacctgcataatatagggtaaaatgtacaaagacataatacaattagtatgtgatatgggttgattataagaaaaagttatgaatcgggtttaaagcatgtagaagaagaaaaaataatcctaaactcatggatcagacctatttcaataaaatgggTTATTCTTAATAAGGAGTCAAAAATTATGAATTAACTAACCATTTTTGAAGCTCGATTATCCGCAATTTACTTGAACTTATCTTtcacttttataaagaaaattgtattcacatacaaaaatgtacacatcaatccttttcgttatcaattttgtatagtaaaaaatcaaataaaattactccatattgatttattatgactaataatactatctatgataaattgtaaaattctaaattttaatctatttgtaat includes:
- the LOC126632526 gene encoding probable flavin-containing monooxygenase 1; this encodes MRREDEESNEEDEAWHNTTYMVAMPGVMACEETEEQPQWGGSVGGHSYKPRNREIAHETLMNNYFNSNSMYTEEDFRQVTRNLARLYKDVSHCFLNRLVLELGRFLAKKSLLIISKVGIIGAGISGIAAAKQLSGHSPVVFEATNSIGGVWRHCSYNSTKLQTPRCDFEFSNYPWADRDNSSFPSHVEVLEYLHGYATHFDLLKYVKFESKVVEVHYVGGIGHQTTTQFPGNSNSGEYGNLLNGDPVWEVAVQMCSNPNTIQWYAFEFIVVCIGKYGDIPRMPNFPRNKGQEVFQGKVLHSMDYSKLDQQAARELLKGKKVAVIGYKKSAIDMAVECAEANQGPDGQACTMVIRTLHWTVPSYWIWGLPFFLFFSTRSSQFLHERPNQSLFRALFCLLSSPMRMAISKFIESYLKWKLPLVKYGLKPDHPFLEDYASCQMAILPENFFAEADKGKILFKKSPKWWFWSGGIEFEDNTKLEADVVLLATGYEGKQKLQSILPEPFRSLMVDSSGTMPLYRGTIHPLIPNMAFVGFIESVSNLHTAELRCKWLGRLVDNEFKLPTVQKMLEQIGREMEVMKKTTRFYKRHCISTFSINHSDDICEEMGWKSWRKSNWLSEAFSPYNSRDYKEVDH